The Halorientalis sp. IM1011 genome window below encodes:
- a CDS encoding acyl-CoA synthetase, with amino-acid sequence MARGDRLDAYHFYEDDWDSYDQLRETFEWEVPDQFNMATYVCDRWATDRRRVALFGEHESRSGASPTDATGVPAGDRETYTFWQFQAIANRLANYLREQGVERGDRVGVNAPQRPETVFAHVAAWKLGAVSVPLSTLFGPDAVEYRLDDCDAVAAVVDASNLDSVREARESLPELETVVTVGDADPQADEVTFRDAVTDQSRQFETVATDAEDDAIIIYTSGTTGDPKGVRHAHRMLLGHLPLFVTTMLNLEAPDGDVFWTPAEWAWIASLFDVVFPALYYGQPVVAYDGGQFDPGAAFEVIERYGVTNFFAPPTALRMMMQVEDTDRFDVDGLRAIASGGESLGQSIVDWAADTFGGTTVHEGYGQTEANMLVGGCTALTEFREGYMGRPGPGHEIAIVDPQTAEPTVDRGEVGEIALRYEGNPVCFVEYWDEPEKTADKVRNGWLLTEDLGLMDEDGYVAFKSRKDDVIISAGYRIGPEEVEDSVAGHPAAADAAVIGVPDDERGTVPKAFVVLADGHEPTEDTRESLRQHVRDRLAKYEYPRDIEFVDDLPKTATGKVRRESLRDREGLE; translated from the coding sequence ATGGCACGTGGCGACCGGCTCGACGCCTATCACTTCTACGAGGACGACTGGGACAGCTACGACCAGCTCAGGGAGACCTTCGAGTGGGAGGTACCGGACCAGTTCAACATGGCGACCTACGTCTGCGACCGCTGGGCGACGGACCGGCGACGGGTGGCCCTGTTCGGCGAACACGAGTCGCGGTCGGGGGCGTCGCCGACCGACGCGACGGGCGTCCCCGCGGGCGACCGCGAGACCTACACGTTCTGGCAGTTTCAAGCGATCGCGAACCGGCTGGCGAACTACCTGCGCGAGCAGGGGGTCGAGCGAGGCGACCGCGTCGGCGTGAACGCACCCCAGCGGCCGGAGACGGTGTTCGCCCACGTCGCGGCCTGGAAACTCGGCGCGGTCTCGGTGCCGCTGTCGACGCTGTTCGGCCCCGACGCCGTCGAGTACCGGCTGGACGACTGCGACGCCGTCGCCGCGGTGGTCGACGCGTCGAACCTCGACAGCGTCCGGGAGGCCCGCGAGTCCCTGCCCGAACTGGAGACGGTCGTGACAGTCGGGGACGCCGACCCGCAGGCCGACGAGGTCACGTTTCGGGACGCCGTCACCGACCAGTCCCGCCAGTTCGAGACGGTCGCGACCGACGCCGAGGACGACGCCATCATCATCTACACGTCGGGGACCACCGGCGACCCGAAGGGCGTCCGCCACGCGCACCGAATGTTACTGGGCCACCTCCCGCTGTTCGTGACGACGATGCTGAATCTGGAAGCCCCGGACGGCGACGTGTTCTGGACGCCGGCGGAGTGGGCCTGGATCGCCTCGCTGTTCGACGTGGTGTTCCCGGCCCTCTACTACGGTCAGCCGGTCGTCGCCTACGACGGCGGCCAGTTCGACCCGGGGGCGGCCTTCGAGGTAATCGAGCGCTACGGCGTCACGAACTTCTTCGCCCCGCCGACGGCCCTGCGGATGATGATGCAGGTCGAGGACACCGACCGGTTCGACGTGGACGGTCTCCGGGCTATCGCGAGCGGCGGCGAATCCCTCGGCCAGAGCATCGTCGACTGGGCGGCCGACACCTTCGGCGGGACGACCGTCCACGAGGGGTACGGCCAGACGGAGGCGAACATGCTCGTCGGCGGCTGTACCGCCCTCACGGAGTTCCGCGAGGGCTACATGGGCCGGCCCGGCCCCGGCCACGAAATCGCCATCGTCGATCCCCAGACGGCCGAACCGACCGTCGACCGCGGCGAGGTCGGCGAGATCGCCCTCCGGTACGAGGGGAACCCGGTCTGCTTCGTGGAGTACTGGGACGAACCGGAGAAGACGGCCGACAAAGTCCGGAACGGCTGGCTGCTCACCGAGGACCTCGGGCTGATGGACGAGGACGGCTACGTCGCGTTCAAGAGCCGCAAAGACGACGTGATCATCTCCGCGGGCTACCGAATCGGGCCCGAGGAAGTCGAGGACAGCGTCGCCGGCCACCCCGCGGCCGCCGACGCCGCCGTCATCGGCGTCCCCGACGACGAACGCGGGACGGTCCCGAAGGCGTTCGTCGTCCTCGCCGACGGCCACGAGCCGACCGAGGACACCCGCGAGTCGCTCCGCCAGCACGTCCGGGATCGGCTGGCCAAGTACGAGTACCCCCGCGACATCGAGTTCGTCGACGACCTTCCCAAGACCGCGACGGGGAAGGTCAGACGCGAGTCCCTGCGCGACCGGGAGGGACTGGAATGA
- a CDS encoding N-acyl homoserine lactonase family protein: MVDASVTVLDRGSLRTDVNHIVENFSVGTATEPNPDTVMGEGPVYNLVIDHPEATVLWDTGSHPEAGEGHWPAALYDAFEHYDADEHALPHALDEAGYTLSDIDAVVQTHLHLDHAGGLHNFAGTDVPIYVHEEELKYAYYSTETDEGSTAYVRGDFDHDLNWEVIHRDRTELFRDLELLHLPGHTPGLLGTKLDLDGYGTAVFAGDEAYTRANFHDEQPMGGSLTWSKRDWFDSLRFLKDLQRRTDAAVFCGHDSDDVERMREELP; encoded by the coding sequence ATGGTAGACGCGAGCGTGACGGTCCTCGACCGGGGGAGCCTCCGGACGGACGTGAACCACATCGTCGAGAACTTCTCGGTCGGCACCGCCACCGAACCCAACCCCGACACCGTCATGGGCGAGGGGCCGGTGTACAATCTGGTGATCGACCACCCGGAGGCCACAGTCCTCTGGGACACCGGCTCCCACCCCGAGGCCGGCGAGGGTCACTGGCCCGCCGCGCTGTACGACGCCTTCGAGCACTACGACGCCGACGAACACGCCCTCCCCCACGCGCTCGACGAGGCGGGCTATACTCTCTCGGACATCGACGCCGTCGTCCAGACCCACCTCCATCTGGACCACGCCGGCGGCCTCCACAACTTCGCCGGGACGGACGTGCCGATCTACGTCCACGAAGAAGAGCTGAAATACGCCTACTACAGCACCGAGACCGACGAGGGGTCGACGGCCTACGTCCGCGGCGATTTCGACCACGACCTGAACTGGGAGGTGATCCACCGCGACCGCACGGAGTTGTTCAGGGACCTCGAACTGCTCCACCTCCCGGGCCACACGCCCGGGCTGCTCGGGACGAAACTCGATCTCGACGGCTACGGGACGGCCGTCTTCGCCGGCGACGAGGCCTACACCCGTGCGAACTTCCACGACGAGCAACCCATGGGGGGCTCGCTCACCTGGAGCAAACGCGACTGGTTCGACAGCCTCCGGTTCCTGAAGGACCTGCAGCGCCGGACCGACGCGGCCGTCTTCTGCGGGCACGACAGCGACGACGTAGAGCGGATGCGCGAGGAGTTGCCCTGA
- a CDS encoding DUF4396 domain-containing protein, whose amino-acid sequence MSLLTRIERALEPVRQLLTPILSDPRLLIGWAVVVAAAVAVLWWDLRERNAALPSLMKGVWTLVVLYSGPFGLGIYWVSGRTQISRDSLWRRGLRSTAHCYSGCGAGEIVGITLAQAILGLAVGWVAAVTFGFAYLFGFGLTVGPLMQEGVGFREAVLDALYSETPSITVMEIVAIGSDLLLAAEAHVTDVLFWLALALSLSLGFLAAFPVNVALVRVGVKEGMQNPAEMGSTGGSAQAA is encoded by the coding sequence ATGAGTCTGCTCACACGGATCGAACGCGCGCTCGAACCGGTCCGACAACTGCTGACGCCGATCCTGTCCGATCCGCGACTCCTGATCGGCTGGGCGGTCGTCGTCGCCGCCGCGGTCGCGGTCCTGTGGTGGGATTTGCGCGAACGCAACGCGGCACTCCCCTCGCTCATGAAGGGCGTCTGGACGCTCGTGGTGCTGTACTCCGGCCCGTTCGGGCTGGGGATCTACTGGGTCTCGGGGCGGACCCAGATCAGTCGGGACTCGCTGTGGCGGCGGGGCCTGCGCTCGACCGCCCACTGTTACTCGGGCTGTGGGGCCGGCGAAATCGTCGGCATCACCCTCGCGCAGGCGATCCTCGGCCTCGCGGTCGGCTGGGTCGCCGCCGTCACCTTCGGCTTCGCCTACCTCTTCGGGTTCGGGCTCACAGTGGGACCACTGATGCAGGAGGGCGTCGGGTTCCGGGAGGCGGTGCTCGACGCCCTCTACAGCGAGACGCCCTCGATCACGGTGATGGAGATCGTCGCCATCGGGTCGGACCTGCTGCTCGCCGCCGAGGCCCACGTGACCGACGTGTTGTTCTGGCTGGCACTGGCGCTGTCGCTCTCGCTGGGCTTTCTCGCGGCCTTCCCCGTGAACGTCGCGCTCGTCCGGGTCGGCGTCAAGGAGGGCATGCAGAACCCCGCCGAGATGGGAAGTACCGGCGGGTCGGCACAGGCCGCCTGA
- a CDS encoding PaaI family thioesterase, with product MSDHYRKLEAMYHDTNVNDHVPAELTVREGEATLELPVGEEYHHALGGVHGSLYFKALDDAAFFAANSLVEDVFVLTTDFDLYLERPVSEGTITAEGEVFNDNPSQLIAGAVATDDDGNELARGTGTFRKSDEELTEDIGYTLD from the coding sequence ATGTCGGATCACTACCGGAAGCTGGAGGCGATGTACCACGACACGAACGTCAACGACCACGTCCCGGCGGAGCTAACCGTGCGGGAGGGGGAAGCCACACTCGAACTCCCCGTCGGCGAGGAGTACCACCACGCACTCGGGGGCGTCCACGGGTCGCTCTACTTCAAGGCGCTCGACGACGCGGCCTTCTTCGCGGCCAACTCGCTGGTCGAGGACGTGTTCGTGTTGACGACCGACTTCGACCTCTACCTCGAACGCCCCGTCTCGGAGGGGACGATCACCGCCGAAGGAGAGGTGTTCAACGACAATCCCAGCCAGTTGATCGCGGGCGCGGTCGCCACCGACGACGACGGCAACGAACTCGCCCGCGGGACCGGCACCTTCCGGAAGAGCGACGAGGAACTCACCGAAGACATCGGCTACACGCTGGACTAG
- a CDS encoding SDR family oxidoreductase: MTEARRSAMVVGASSGIGEALARELADAGYDVGLTARRRELLEDLGRVLPTKAYVARMDVTDLAAARETFHEVADAMGEIDVVVLNAGVAFDNPDLEWEPERDTIDTNVRGFSALATAAMDRFEDQGQGHLVGISSVAARFGNGEAPAYGASKAFVSNYLDGLRYRAGRLDADVDVTTVEPGYVDTDLAGGDFWKADRETAAEQIRRAIEKKRRHAFVTRRWVLVAKLIDYMPDVLKRRVFR, encoded by the coding sequence ATGACTGAGGCGAGACGGAGCGCGATGGTGGTGGGCGCGTCCTCCGGGATCGGCGAGGCGCTGGCGCGCGAACTCGCGGACGCCGGCTACGACGTGGGGCTGACCGCCCGCCGGCGGGAACTGCTGGAAGACCTGGGACGAGTCCTCCCGACGAAGGCGTACGTGGCGCGGATGGACGTGACCGACCTCGCGGCGGCCCGCGAGACCTTTCACGAGGTCGCCGACGCGATGGGCGAGATCGACGTGGTCGTGCTCAACGCCGGCGTCGCCTTCGACAACCCCGATCTGGAGTGGGAGCCCGAACGGGACACCATCGACACGAACGTCCGCGGATTCTCGGCCCTGGCGACCGCCGCGATGGACCGCTTCGAGGACCAGGGGCAGGGCCACCTCGTCGGTATCTCCTCGGTCGCGGCGCGGTTCGGCAACGGCGAAGCGCCCGCCTACGGGGCCTCGAAAGCCTTCGTCTCGAACTACCTCGACGGGCTTCGCTACCGGGCGGGTCGACTCGACGCCGACGTGGACGTGACGACGGTCGAACCCGGCTACGTCGACACGGACCTCGCGGGCGGGGACTTCTGGAAGGCAGACAGAGAGACCGCCGCCGAACAGATCCGCCGCGCCATCGAGAAGAAACGCCGCCACGCCTTCGTCACGCGCCGGTGGGTGCTGGTCGCGAAACTGATCGACTACATGCCCGATGTCCTGAAACGCCGGGTGTTCCGGTAG
- a CDS encoding site-2 protease family protein: MSTPPSTPSSLPPELPDPESLSDAFHVYDVEMADGNARYYGEPLDAQDAVVRRLAPLFRERGYRVRLARETGEHVLVATERSPEVDGIPWTNVALFGLTVATTLLAGAQWYGIPLEGNPAAVLGAWPFALSVLSVLAVHEFGHYALSRYHGVEVSLPYFIPLPNVLGTLGAVIRMRDHIPSRRALFDIGVAGPLAGLAATVVVTAVGVTLPPIDVGAAAGTSFAEQYRLGYPPLIQGIALLLGEQLYYGDPSLIANPVVIGGWVGAFVTFLNLLPVGQLDGAHVLRALIGDRLDTAQLLVPAGLLGLAAYVYLVENSAMVAVLWGFWAFLALVFTRIGGADPLDPTPVDRRRQAVAAVTLGLAALTFTPVPIVFTGF; this comes from the coding sequence ATGTCGACCCCGCCGTCGACCCCGTCGTCCCTGCCGCCGGAGCTGCCGGACCCCGAGTCGCTGTCCGACGCCTTTCACGTCTACGACGTCGAGATGGCCGACGGGAACGCCCGGTACTACGGCGAGCCGCTGGACGCACAGGACGCCGTCGTCCGGAGACTCGCGCCGCTCTTTCGGGAACGGGGCTACCGCGTCCGGCTGGCCCGCGAGACCGGCGAGCACGTGCTAGTGGCGACCGAGCGGTCTCCGGAGGTCGACGGTATTCCCTGGACCAACGTCGCCCTGTTCGGGCTCACCGTCGCGACGACGCTGCTCGCCGGGGCGCAGTGGTACGGCATTCCCCTCGAAGGTAACCCGGCTGCGGTGCTGGGCGCGTGGCCCTTCGCCCTCTCCGTACTCTCCGTGCTGGCGGTCCACGAGTTCGGCCACTACGCCCTCTCCCGGTACCACGGCGTCGAGGTCTCGCTGCCCTACTTCATCCCGCTCCCGAACGTCCTCGGGACCCTCGGCGCGGTGATCCGGATGCGCGACCACATCCCGAGCCGTCGCGCCCTCTTCGACATCGGTGTCGCCGGCCCGCTCGCCGGCCTCGCCGCCACCGTCGTCGTCACCGCCGTCGGCGTCACGCTGCCGCCCATCGACGTGGGGGCCGCCGCGGGGACCTCCTTCGCCGAACAGTACCGGCTCGGCTACCCGCCGCTGATCCAGGGCATCGCCCTGCTGCTGGGCGAACAGCTCTACTACGGCGACCCCTCGCTGATCGCCAACCCCGTCGTGATCGGCGGCTGGGTCGGTGCGTTCGTCACCTTCCTGAACCTGCTTCCCGTGGGCCAACTCGACGGTGCACACGTCCTCCGGGCGCTGATCGGCGACCGGCTCGACACCGCGCAACTGCTCGTTCCGGCCGGCCTGCTCGGGCTGGCGGCGTACGTCTACCTCGTCGAGAACTCCGCGATGGTCGCCGTCCTCTGGGGGTTCTGGGCGTTCCTCGCACTCGTTTTCACCCGGATCGGCGGGGCCGACCCGCTCGATCCGACGCCGGTCGACCGCCGGCGACAGGCCGTCGCGGCCGTCACGCTCGGGCTGGCCGCCCTGACGTTCACACCTGTCCCGATCGTCTTCACCGGGTTCTGA
- a CDS encoding NADP-dependent oxidoreductase: protein MAGTNRQWILESRPTGEPTMDNFELRESEIPEPDHGEVLVKSRYLSVDPYMRGRMRDAESYAEPWDVGDVMQAGVVGDVVESNHPDFEEGDVATGNLRWAEYATADGDELQPVDPDLAPVSTALGVLGMPGRTAYFGTLEVAEPEPGDTVLVSGAAGAVGSVVGQISKLAGARVVGIAGAEEKTDWLTEELGFDAAINYKETDDLYAAVGEACPDGVDAYFDNVGGEITDAAFAHLNVRARVAVCGQISLYNATERPMGPRKLAGLIETRARVQGLLVRDWAARFGEATEQLAEWVQNGDVQYRETVTEGFENMPEAFLGLFDGVNIGKQLVKVED from the coding sequence ATGGCTGGCACCAACCGGCAGTGGATCCTGGAGAGCCGACCGACCGGCGAACCGACGATGGACAACTTCGAGCTACGGGAGAGCGAGATTCCCGAGCCGGATCACGGGGAGGTCCTCGTGAAGTCCCGCTACCTCTCGGTCGACCCGTACATGCGCGGGCGGATGCGCGACGCCGAGTCTTACGCGGAACCGTGGGACGTGGGCGACGTGATGCAGGCCGGCGTCGTCGGCGACGTGGTCGAGTCCAACCACCCCGACTTCGAGGAAGGCGACGTGGCCACGGGGAACCTCCGGTGGGCGGAGTACGCCACCGCCGACGGCGACGAACTCCAGCCCGTCGACCCGGACCTCGCGCCGGTCTCGACGGCGCTGGGGGTGCTGGGAATGCCCGGTCGAACGGCCTACTTCGGCACCCTCGAAGTCGCCGAACCCGAACCCGGAGACACCGTGCTGGTCTCGGGCGCGGCGGGCGCAGTGGGCTCGGTCGTCGGCCAGATCAGCAAGCTGGCGGGCGCTCGCGTCGTCGGCATCGCCGGCGCAGAGGAGAAGACCGACTGGCTCACCGAGGAGCTGGGCTTCGACGCGGCGATCAACTACAAGGAGACCGACGACCTCTACGCCGCGGTCGGTGAGGCCTGTCCCGACGGCGTCGACGCCTACTTCGACAACGTCGGTGGGGAGATCACCGACGCCGCGTTCGCCCACCTCAACGTCCGGGCCCGCGTCGCGGTCTGTGGCCAGATTTCCCTCTACAACGCCACCGAGCGACCGATGGGGCCCCGGAAGCTGGCGGGCCTGATCGAGACCCGCGCTCGCGTGCAGGGCCTGCTCGTCCGGGACTGGGCCGCACGCTTCGGCGAGGCGACCGAACAGCTGGCCGAGTGGGTCCAGAACGGCGACGTGCAGTACCGCGAGACCGTCACCGAGGGCTTCGAGAACATGCCCGAGGCCTTCCTCGGACTCTTCGACGGCGTCAACATCGGCAAGCAACTCGTGAAAGTCGAGGACTGA
- a CDS encoding VOC family protein codes for MADDAPEVTAELPDSPIHTTGTDHITLVGSNEEDTIAFYRDLLGMPLVLRQPNLDDPSSTHLFFDTGDGRIITFFVGDRPSNEQPPRGGVGGVHHLALSIDPERFVEIREALDDADRHYNEFDRGIFHSLYTRDHNGFLLELSTDKFSIPDERKGEVLATAQRIREEAGADFAREEDMEAALNELDIEYDKVELPDAPSGSKF; via the coding sequence ATGGCAGACGACGCCCCCGAGGTGACCGCGGAGCTCCCGGACAGCCCCATCCACACGACCGGCACGGACCACATCACGCTCGTCGGCAGCAACGAGGAAGACACCATCGCGTTCTACCGCGATCTGCTGGGGATGCCGCTGGTGCTGCGCCAGCCCAATCTCGACGACCCATCCTCGACGCACCTCTTTTTCGACACCGGCGACGGGCGGATCATCACGTTCTTCGTCGGCGACCGGCCGTCGAACGAGCAACCGCCACGGGGCGGCGTCGGCGGCGTCCACCACCTCGCGCTCTCCATCGACCCCGAGCGGTTCGTCGAGATCCGCGAGGCTCTCGACGACGCCGACCGCCACTACAACGAGTTCGACCGCGGCATCTTCCACTCGCTGTACACCCGCGACCACAACGGCTTCCTGCTGGAACTCTCGACGGACAAGTTCTCCATCCCCGACGAGCGGAAAGGCGAGGTGCTGGCGACCGCCCAGCGCATCCGCGAGGAGGCCGGCGCTGACTTCGCCCGCGAGGAGGACATGGAGGCCGCGCTGAACGAACTGGACATCGAGTACGACAAAGTGGAACTGCCGGACGCCCCGAGCGGTTCCAAGTTCTGA